From Panicum hallii strain FIL2 chromosome 2, PHallii_v3.1, whole genome shotgun sequence, a single genomic window includes:
- the LOC112880406 gene encoding agamous-like MADS-box protein AGL29 has translation MEMEKGSKKSKRRKKIEIKPIEKEGARQACFSKRRQGLFKKASELSILCGAMVAAVVFSASGRSFSFGHPSFDDVVNRFLNPVATDAPAPGGASHGNEGSVTDGVSKLNMEYLELEQSLEAEKKRKERLQEATEKEMGGRVMQWLNANIFELGLDELLEFQTKLEEIQAIVKEKVNEVMVEGRQTPRSLPQPPMEVASTSQSANPNPMASSSAPSSSIALIDGFQVNDDPLLSGGVVHGVGGLGNFPNKPKSWLIATNLICYELYDHQSYMHVLIIYNRAQVLCTFISDVVSVSPKDIYDLLSRCNLGSCYPWNSM, from the coding sequence ATGGAGATGGAAAAGGGTAGTAAGAAATCCAAGAGACGGAAGAAGATCGAGATCAAGCCGATCGAGAAAGAAGGAGCGCGTCAGGCATGCTTCTCCAAGCGCCGGCAGGGCCTGTTCAAGAAGGCTAGCGAGCTCTCTATTCTCTGTGGTGCCATGGTTGCCGCTGTGGTGTTTTCAGCCTCTGGTAGGTCCTTCTCCTTTGGCCATCCCTCCTTTGATGATGTTGTGAACAGATTCCTCAACCCGGTCGCTACCGATGCGCCTGCGCCGGGCGGTGCAAGCCATGGTAATGAGGGGTCCGTGACAGATGGTGTCAGTAAGCTGAACATGGAGTACTTAGAGTTGGAGCAGTCGCTGGAGGctgaaaagaagaggaaggagAGGTTGCAAGAGGCAACCGAGAAGGAGATGGGTGGACGCGTGATGCAGTGGCTGAATGCTAATATCTTTGAGTTAGGTCTAGATGAGCTGCTGGAGTTCCAGACGAAGCTGGAAGAAATACAAGCTATTGTCAAAGAGAAGGTCAATGAGGTGATGGTTGAAGGAAGGCAAACTCCAAGGTCACTGCCACAGCCACCTATGGAGGTAGCTTCGACCTCCCAGAGTGCCAATCCCAATCCTATGGCTTCCTCCTCAGCTCCGAGTTCAAGCATTGCTCTGATTGATGGATTTCAAGTCAACGATGATCCCTTGCTTAGTGGTGGTGTCGTCCATGGGGTTGGTGGCCTGGGGAATTTCCCCAACAAACCAAAATCTTGGTTGATTGCTACAAATTTAATATGTTATGAATTGTATGATCATCAGTCCTACATGCATGTACTGATCATTTACAATAGGGCACAAGTGTTGTGTACCTTCATTTCTGATGTTGTATCTGTGTCACCAAAAGATATCTATGACTTGTTGTCAAGATGTAATCTAGGGAGTTGTTACCCTTGGAACTCTATGTAA